One genomic segment of Chloroflexota bacterium includes these proteins:
- a CDS encoding FAD-dependent oxidoreductase codes for MKKTELAIVGAGPAGLSAAIEAASAGVRVTLIDENQKPGGQLFKQIHKFFGSKEHYAAVRGFDIGTKLLAEVEKSGVEVMLDSTVWGIFGTNVLGIIRNQKNIYLRADKILLATGAMENALAFPGWTLPGVMGAGAIQTLINISRVLPGKRVIMIGSGNVGLIVSYQLLQAGAQVVAVVEAAPKIGGYGVHASKLRRNGVPILTSTTIKEAKGEGRVEKAVLIQLDPNWNEIPGTEREYDVDVICLAVGLSPLSELAWMAGCQFEYIPELGGHVPIHDLNMQTTVPGIYVAGDLSGIEEASTAMEEGKLAGIAIAESLGYISSEEAKIRKEAVSKRLDVFRTGPFGEAVRRAKEKLQRRGESK; via the coding sequence ATGAAAAAGACGGAACTGGCAATTGTGGGGGCTGGCCCCGCAGGTCTTTCTGCCGCAATTGAGGCGGCCAGTGCTGGGGTACGGGTTACTTTGATCGATGAGAATCAAAAACCCGGCGGGCAACTGTTCAAACAGATTCACAAATTCTTCGGCTCAAAGGAGCACTACGCCGCTGTCAGAGGGTTTGACATTGGCACCAAACTGCTGGCTGAGGTTGAGAAGAGCGGCGTGGAAGTAATGTTGGATTCCACCGTCTGGGGAATTTTCGGAACGAATGTCTTAGGCATCATCCGCAACCAAAAGAATATCTATTTGAGGGCCGATAAAATCCTTTTAGCCACCGGAGCAATGGAAAATGCCCTGGCCTTTCCGGGTTGGACTCTGCCCGGGGTGATGGGCGCAGGCGCCATTCAGACTTTGATCAACATCAGTCGTGTTCTCCCTGGCAAAAGGGTTATCATGATCGGTTCAGGCAATGTGGGTTTGATCGTGAGTTACCAACTATTGCAGGCAGGGGCTCAAGTGGTCGCTGTGGTGGAGGCTGCTCCCAAGATCGGCGGGTACGGAGTACATGCCAGCAAACTGCGCAGGAATGGGGTTCCTATCCTTACCTCCACCACCATAAAAGAAGCGAAGGGAGAAGGAAGAGTCGAGAAAGCAGTTTTGATTCAACTGGATCCGAACTGGAATGAAATCCCAGGGACGGAGAGAGAATACGATGTGGATGTCATCTGTCTTGCCGTAGGCCTTTCACCCCTCTCCGAATTGGCCTGGATGGCTGGATGCCAGTTTGAATATATCCCTGAACTGGGGGGACATGTCCCCATTCATGATTTGAATATGCAGACTACCGTGCCGGGGATCTATGTCGCCGGGGATCTATCTGGCATAGAAGAGGCTAGTACTGCGATGGAGGAGGGGAAACTCGCTGGAATTGCCATAGCGGAGTCGCTTGGCTATATCTCGTCGGAGGAAGCGAAGATCAGAAAAGAAGCGGTCTCGAAGAGATTGGATGTTTTCCGCACCGGGCCATTTGGGGAGGCGGTCAGGAGGGCCAAGGAGAAATTGCAACGACGAGGCGAGTCCAAATGA
- a CDS encoding 4Fe-4S binding protein: MTLEKDGVLSPEELAHLPGVPPAERFHEGPVVVIECAQEIPCNPCEGACPASAIQVGEPITNLPVLAADKCTGCGLCIPVCPGLAIFVLDMTYSDQEATVQLPYEFLPLPEKGEIVTALDREGRAVCSARVVNVRNPKKFDHTAVITIAVPKDQAMNVRNIAVDRR, encoded by the coding sequence ATGACATTGGAAAAAGATGGCGTTCTCTCTCCAGAGGAATTGGCTCATTTGCCAGGCGTTCCTCCGGCAGAAAGGTTCCATGAGGGTCCTGTCGTAGTGATCGAGTGTGCGCAGGAAATTCCTTGTAACCCGTGTGAGGGGGCCTGCCCAGCCAGTGCAATACAAGTGGGCGAACCGATCACGAATCTGCCTGTCCTTGCGGCTGACAAATGCACCGGATGCGGACTTTGTATCCCCGTATGCCCGGGGTTGGCTATTTTCGTGTTGGATATGACATATTCCGATCAAGAAGCCACAGTGCAATTGCCCTACGAATTCTTGCCTTTACCTGAAAAGGGAGAAATTGTAACTGCCCTGGATCGGGAAGGAAGGGCGGTTTGCTCTGCTCGGGTGGTCAATGTGCGCAACCCCAAGAAATTTGACCACACCGCAGTGATCACTATTGCTGTCCCGAAAGATCAAGCCATGAACGTGAGAAATATCGCCGTGGATCGGAGATAA
- a CDS encoding (2Fe-2S)-binding protein, with the protein MRIKEHPILGRLEERATVEIEVDGEIIPAVPGEPIAAALLAAGKTIFRYTRKLHEPRGVFCAIGRCTDCMMIVDGVPNVRTCVTPVRAGMKIQTQHGLGESQECA; encoded by the coding sequence GAGATTAGAAGAAAGGGCTACTGTAGAAATCGAAGTGGACGGTGAGATCATCCCGGCTGTTCCTGGTGAGCCGATTGCCGCCGCCTTATTAGCAGCAGGGAAGACTATCTTCCGGTACACTCGAAAACTCCATGAGCCGCGGGGAGTCTTTTGCGCCATTGGGCGGTGCACGGACTGCATGATGATCGTGGACGGTGTGCCCAATGTCAGAACTTGCGTCACTCCTGTCAGAGCGGGGATGAAGATCCAGACGCAACATGGGCTGGGCGAGTCTCAGGAGTGCGCGTGA